A stretch of the Procambarus clarkii isolate CNS0578487 unplaced genomic scaffold, FALCON_Pclarkii_2.0 HiC_scaffold_1639, whole genome shotgun sequence genome encodes the following:
- the LOC138362343 gene encoding carboxypeptidase B-like, with protein MLPVLPVFCLCLATLVQGDASIQMWSVDVLKNNDVIRELENGGYFDIWGDNTTHAQILVSSTCRSTLVQQVLESSEMRYWVEVEDVMSLVQQERIFMETTKNNREHPMDWNVYHNTADVEKFINWVKEMGGCFVQVLTAATTEEGRQVLVIKVTDPFSDEPKTKIWIEAGIHAREWISPAVSLYILNLLITDDSWRDLLKRTEWYIVPVVNPDGYHYSFTSESARLWRKNRQTHLDRGCKGVSLIRDMDLEWSFSTPFDPCSETYKGVTPFTEPETRGLQAIMETVGGIDLFIAFRGYGQSIVYPVLRNDIPPANIHEHEVLAMVFVHAVSYTSRGHINYEIGQSGPLYGLTSEDLAPEAQNRFIYTIDLPYKGRYGLLHSESNISSTLMETTAGIMCMVRHITNTGHCTNP; from the exons ATGCTGCCTGTTTTGCCTGTGTTTTGCCTGTGTTTGGCTACGCTCGTCCAGGGCGATGCAAGCATTCAG ATGTGGAGTGTTGACGTGTTAAAAAATAACGATGTGATCCGGGAACTAGAAAACGGCGGTTACTTCGATATTTGGGGCGACAATACAACCCACGCCCAG ATTCTGGTAAGCTCGACCTGTAGGAGTACGTTGGTACAGCAGGTGCTGGAGTCCTCAGAGATGAGGTactgggtggaggtggaggatgTGATGAGTCTGGTGCAGCAGGAGCGGATTTTTATGGAGACAACCAAAAACAACAGAG AACATCCGATGGATTGGAACGTCTACCACAATACGGCAGACGTCGAGAAGTTCATAAACTGGGTGAAGGAAATGGGAGGCTGCTTCGTGCAGGTGCTAACGGCAGCCACCACGGAGGAGGGGCGCCAAGTCCTGGTGATTAAAGTCACAGATCCATTCTCCGATGAACCCAAGACAAAGATCTGGATCGAAGCTG GTATCCATGCTCGTGAATGGATCTCTCCTGCCGTCTCTCTGTATATCCTGAACCTTCTGATTACAGACGATTCTTGGCGAGACCTGCTGAAGAGGACGGAGTGGTACATCGTGCCTGTCGTCAACCCGGACGGCTATCATTACTCCTTCACCTCCGAGAGTGCCAG GCTGTGGAGAAAGAATCGCCAGACCCACCTTGATAGAGGGTGCAAAGGAGTGAGCCTGATCCGTGACATGGACTTGGAATGGAGCTTCAGCACTCCATTCGACCCTTGTAGTGAGACTTACAAAGGCGTCACACCCTTCACTGAACCAGAAACCCGAGGTCTCCAAGCAATCATGGAAACAGTGGGTGGCATTGACCTGTTCATAGCTTTCCGAGGCTATGGCCAGTCTATCGTTTATCCTGTGTTGCGGAATGACATTCCTCCAGCAAACATCCATGAACACGAAGTTCTGGCTATGGTATTTGTTCATGCCGTGAGCTATACGTCTCGTGGACATATCAATTATGAGATAGGCCAATCAGGACCACTGTACGGTCTAACCTCTGAAGACTTGGCACCCGAGGCACAGAATAGGTTCATATATACCATTGATCTCCCTTATAAAGGGAGATATGGACTTCTTCATTCAGAGAGTAATATTAGCAGCACTCTGATGGAGACCACTGCCGGTATCATGTGCATGGTCCGTCATATTACTAACACGGGTCACTGTACCAATCCTTAG